A single genomic interval of Prunus dulcis chromosome 5, ALMONDv2, whole genome shotgun sequence harbors:
- the LOC117629382 gene encoding probable Ufm1-specific protease has product MENVYENTSVRVLCSKLVLYKNEPGLQWLIGSPFFPPLTVVSTLRCIHTDASSPDYHRESEELRTLLFKGFEVIGALIFANSDAEKNAGEAIAAARRLRKLFCGEREKMDSQQVIGAVADLNGGDIKFFVSKSESSKSFECVNVLYEDDPEKYIWERGCLLRCELPLKLPIYYPVNKPSDLEKIFRRATEAVVAKFKDPKIAYMVEALRKTSAEVPQPVILRGVDLDFDTDLSNVKLLDERAQNSDADSLSCSHFCLESKKGSPVYSAEHADRIQVSVLLNRSVNSEKSTAPVAEYFPALEEARVLVVDYKLEVLCYAVKGLPLRHAVSKLIIPGLVDQFNLVGNTVLPNLLAQHPQLHTYHFSPPGVLHPITVVYELNYGETEMKQVEVRKSLHLRLGLPFDRPLLRIANAVDFFVRDGVRSDPTRKGSTLLKDVHLGIPSSGVSGGSVSMVQGSYEYYHYLQEAFNDSGWGCAYRSLQTIISWFRIQHYTSVEVPSHREIQQTLVEIGDKDPSFIGSREWIGAIELSFVLDKLLGVSCKVINVRSGAELPEKCRELALHFDNQGTPIMIGGGVLAYTLLGIDYNEASGDCAFLILDPHYTGNDEHKKIVNGGWCGWKKAVDSKGKSFFLHDKFYNLLLPQRPDMV; this is encoded by the exons ATGGAGAACGTGTACGAGAATACAAGCGTTCGAGTTCTCTGCTCTAAGCTTGTGCTCTACAAGAACGAACCCGGCCTCCAATGGCTGATCGGATCCCCATTCTTCCCGCCACTTACCGTCGTCTCCACCCTCAGATGCATCCACACCGATGCCTCCTCTCCAGACTACCACAGAGAATCAG AAGAGCTTCGAACGTTACTGTTCAAAGGATTTGAGGTGATCGGAGCATTGATATTTGCAAATTCCGATGCTGAAAAGAACGCCGGCGAGGCTATTGCTGCGGCTCGAAGGTTGCGAAAGCTTTTCTGCggtgaaagagaaaaaatggatAGTCAACAAGTAATTGGAGCTGTTGCGGATTTGAACGGCGGCGACATAAAGTTTTTCGTGTCGAAATCCGAGAGTTCTAAAAGCTTTGAATGTGTTAACGTGTTGTATGAAGATGATCCTGAGAAGTATATTTGGGAGAGGGGTTGTCTGCTCCGATGTGAGCTTCCGCTTAAGTTGCCGATCTATTATCCAGTAAACAAGCCGTCTG ACTTGGAAAAGATATTTCGGCGTGCAACTGAAGCAGTTGTTGCCAAGTTCAAAGATCCAAAGATTGCATACATGGTAGAAGCATTAAGAAAAACTTCTGCTGAAGTACCTCAACCTGTCATCCTTCGTGGTGTAGATTTGGATTTTGACACAGATCTCTCAAATGTCAAACTTTTGGATGAAAGAGCTCAAAATTCTGATGCAGATTCTTTATCATGTTCGCACTTCTGTCTGGAAAGTAAAAAAGGCTCACCAGTATATTCTGCTGAG CATGCAGATAGAATCCAAGTGAGTGTTCTGCTGAATAGGTCAGTTAACTCTGAAAAGTCTACTGCACCTGTTGCAGAATATTTTCCAG CTTTGGAAGAAGCCAGAGTTTTGGTGGTAGATTATAAGCTAGAAGTGCTCTGCTATGCAGTCAAGGGTCTCCCACTGAGGCATGCAGTTTCAAAGTTAATTATCCCAGGGTTGGTTGATCAGTTTAATTTAGTGGGAAATACAGTCCTGCCGAACCTGTTAGCGCAACATCCTCAG CTACATACCTATCACTTTAGCCCTCCTGGTGTTCTGCATCCAATTACTGTTGTCTATGAACTCAACTATGGGGAAACAGAAATGAAGCAAG TTGAAGTGAGGAAATCTTTACATTTAAGACTGGGTTTACCTTTCGATCGGCCTCTTTTAAGAATTGCCAACGCTGTGGATTTCTTTGTGAGGGATGGCGTAAGGAGTGACCCGACACGGAAGG GTTCTACTTTGCTCAAAGATGTGCACCTTGGGATTCCTAGCAGTGGGG TTTCAGGGGGCAGTGTGTCTATGGTGCAAGGCTCGTATGAATACTACCATTATCTACAAGAAGCATTTAATGATTCA GGGTGGGGCTGTGCTTATCGTTCTCTACAAACTATAATTTCATGGTTCAGAATCCAACATTATACATCCGTAGAAGTTCCATCGCATAG GGAAATACAGCAGACACTTGTAGAGATTGGTGATAAAGATCCTTCTTTCATTGGTTCACGCGAATGGATTGGTGCCATTGAATTGAGCTTTGTTCTGGACAAGCTTTTGGGT GTTAGTTGCAAAGTCATAAATGTTAGATCTGGAGCTGAGCTTCCAGAGAAATGTCGAGAGCTGGCCTTGCACTTTGACAATCAAGGAACACCTATTATGATAG GTGGTGGTGTTCTTGCATATACCCTCTTGGGAATTGATTACAATGAAGCAAGTGGAGATTGTGCGTTTCTAATACTCGATCCTCACTACACCGGCAACGACGAGCACAAGAAAATTGTAAACGGCGGATGGTGTGGGTGGAAAAAGGCTGTTGATAGCAAGGGAAAGAGTTTCTTTTTGCATGATAAGTTCTATAATCTTCTGCTTCCACAGAGGCCTGACATGGTTTGA
- the LOC117629208 gene encoding protein STICHEL-like 2 has translation MMDGRRHSVDLPISKTLVALRRVRSLRDPSTNSMSKFSAPLENVNWETNSSNDISMRFMNTFQEGGSDQHRSLRPKNLGFYRHRGDFLDDFELDCGLEKSRLILHENSEWVGSTGSRPIRSKQAEEFDFSESDKEEVCGNKSLSDRYCSSQMDKGLVLTRVNTLEDVDYEADVRSSYLERTDQITSKRKSQCNNRVNSCGEVGEVTSEVGSPCPSASDAISSHSASLFANEAVDAVDCNRPSCEVSCCWSRTPRFREANRSLDVDEYPLLYKNVDESVLYEQRSLKHIGNKTNPLSENPRSLSQKFRPNFFNELVGQNLVARSLLGAISRGRITSVYMFHGPRGTGKTSASRIFAAALNCLSHEEHRPCGLCCECVSFFSGRSRDIKEVDSVRINRRDRVRSLIKNAAIPPVSSRFKVFIIDECHLMRGETWATVLNSIDNLSQHVVFVMITPDIDKLPRSAVSRSQRYHFPKLKDADVAKKLGKICVEEGLEFDQGALGFIASNSNGSLRDAEMVLDQLSLLGKKITMAQAYEFIGVVSDDELLGLLDLALSSDTSSTVIRARELMRSRVDPMQLISQLANLVMDILAGKCQDGASEVQKRFSSRHTSEVDLQKLSHALKIFSETEKQLRVSKNQMTWLTAALLQLSSVESSSLDGNDTKLCLRSTQDRGESFKNLVTCSCNVDILDKLGMQKDSDGKLESIWKRATDSCQSNSLKNFLKKQGKLSSLLVSQGLAIAELEFCHPDYVSKAEKSWKIIASSLQSIFGCNVEVRINLVPCASDSKYAKVKKPSFRLFSCSRRIQQKSQSSTGRGSDSDYSESTSEKPILSNRPILHCSSDCAYQMPHNCRDRMVVVSTLRNSEGNILSTRTASSRRSFEDDTSKAPGLMVDSSKEEESNHESQVLSSEEPEHQPNCFPRTMRLQKKLRSSDASQMTFCTKLQNKFGPSRTSFETCLVGNDSYVFCSGSCSNIDSYKDEDALKENSGLLCWRTPTFPLGKAWQLRHQRQNSHPGCWVLPCATAK, from the exons ATGATGGATGGGCGGCGGCATTCTGTTGATCTTCCTATTTCTAAGACTCTTGTGGCACTGAGGAGGGTGAGGTCTCTAAGGGATCCATCAACTAATTCTATGAGCAAATTCTCTGCTCCACTTGAGAATGTAAATTGGGAAACAAATTCAAGTAATGACATTTCTATGCGATTCATGAATACTTTCCAAGAAGGTGGCTCTGACCAACATCGTTCTTTGAGACCAAAGAATTTGGGTTTCTACAGACACAGAGGAGATTTCTTAGATGATTTTGAGCTAGATTGTGGTTTGGAAAAATCTAGGTTGATCTTGCATGAGAATTCAGAGTGGGTTGGAAGCACAGGGAGTCGTCCTATTAGGAGCAAACAGGCtgaagaatttgatttttcagaATCAGATAAGGAAGAGGTTTGTGGAAATAAATCACTCAGTGATAGATACTGCAGTAGTCAAATGGATAAAGGATTGGTCTTGACACGTGTCAATACTTTGGAGGATGTGGATTATGAAGCAGATGTCAGATCATCATATTTAGAAAGAACAGATCAGATTACATCAAAGCGAAAATCACAGTGCAACAATCGTGTAAATTCATGTGGGGAAGTTGGTGAGGTTACAAGTGAAGTAGGCAGTCCATGCCCCTCAGCTAGTGATGCTATATCAAGCCATAGCGCATCTTTATTTGCAAATGAAGCAGTTGATGCTGTAGATTGCAATCGTCCTAGTTGTGAGGTCAGCTGCTGCTGGTCAAGAACCCCTAGATTCAGAGAAGCTAACCGTTCTTTGGATGTAGATGAATATCCTTTGTTATACAAGAATGTAGATGAGAGTGTACTTTATGAGCAGAGGAGCTTGAAACACATTGGTAATAAAACTAACCCACTATCAGAAAATCCTAGGAGTCTGAGTCAGAAATTCaggccaaatttttttaatgaattggTGGGACAAAATTTAGTAGCAAGGTCTCTTTTGGGTGCTATCTCTAGAGGAAGAATAACCTCAGTCTATATGTTCCATGGCCCGCGCGGTACAGGAAAGACATCTGCCTCAAGGATTTTTGCTGCGGCACTAAATTGCCTTTCACATGAGGAGCATAGGCCATGTGGTCTCTGCTGCGAATgtgtttccttcttttctggAAGGAGTAGAGACATTAAGGAAGTAGATTCTGTGAGAATCAATCGGAGAGACAGGGTTAGATCCCTTATTAAGAATGCAGCTATACCTCCAGTTTCATCACGTTTTAAGGTTTTCATTATTGATGAGTGCCACTTGATGCGTGGGGAAACATGGGCGACCGTTTTGAATAGCATAGATAACCTTTCTCAACATGTTGTCTTCGTGATGATCACTCCTGACATCGATAAGCTTCCACGAAGTGCAGTGTCACGGTCTCAAAGATATCACTTTCCAAAGCTTAAAGATGCTGATGttgcaaaaaaattagggaaaatCTGTGTTGAAGAGGGTCTTGAATTTGATCAAGGTGCTTTAGGCTTCATTGCTTCCAATTCAAATGGTTCTCTTAGGGATGCAGAGATGGTGCTTGATCAGCTAAGTTTGCTTGGTAAAAAAATCACAATGGCCCAGGCATACGAATTT ATTGGAGTTGTCTCCGATGATGAATTACTTGGTTTGCTTGATCTGGCATTATCATCTGACACATCTAGTACAGTAATAAGGGCCAGGGAGTTGATGAGATCCCGGGTTGATCCCATGCAACTCATATCGCAGCTGGCAAATCTTGTTATGGATATTCTTGCTGGTAAATGTCAGGATGGTGCTTCTGAAGTCCAGAAAAGGTTCTCTAGCAGGCATACAT CTGAGGTGGACTTGCAGAAACTGAGTCATGCTTTGAAAATATTCTCTGAAACTGAGAAGCAATTAAGGGTGTCCAAAAATCAAATGACATGGCTTACTGCAGCTCTGCTGCAGCTAAGCTCTGTGGAGTCTTCTTCCTTGGATGGTAATGATACAAAGTTGTGTTTGAGAAGTACACAAGACAGAG GGGAGAGCTTCAAGAACCTTGTCACTTGTTCATGCAATGTCGATATACTGGACAAGTTGGGAATGCAGAAGGATAGTGATGGAAAGTTGGAATCcatatggaagagagctacaGATTCATGCCAATCCAATTCACTCAAGAATTTTCTGAAGAAACAAGGAAAATTATCTTCCTTGCTTGTTAGCCAAG GTTTAGCAATAGCTGAATTGGAATTCTGCCATCCTGATTATGTATCTAAGGCTGAGAAGTCATGGAAGATCATTGCAAGTTCACTTCAATCTATATTTGGTTGTAATGTGGAGGTCAGGATCAATCTTGTACCTTGTGCTTCTGATTCTAAGTATGCAAAAGTGAAGAAGCCATCTTTTAGGTTGTTCAGCTGTTCCCGCAGAATACAGCAGAAGTCACAATCATCTACTGGACGTGGAAGTGATTCAGACTATTCTGAGTCCACATCTGAAAAGCCTATATTAAGTAACAGACCTATTTTACATTGTTCCTCTGATTGTGCCTATCAAATGCCACATAACTGCCGTGACAGAATGGTGGTTGTAAGTACCTTGAGAAATAGTGAAGGAAATATACTCAGCACAAGGACTGCCTCATCCCGCAGATCATTTGAAGATGATACATCAAAGGCACCCGGGTTAATGGTTGATTCTTCGAAGGAAGAGGAGAGCAACCATGAAAGCCAGGTTTTATCGTCCGAAGAACCTGAACATCAACCAAACTGTTTCCCTAGGACTATGAGGCTTCAGAAGAAGTTGCGTTCATCAGATGCTTCCCAGATGACATTTTGCACCAAACTACAGAACAAGTTTGGGCCAAGCAGGACATCTTTTGAAACATGTCTTGTGGGAAATGATTCATATGTCTTCTGCAGTGGCTCTTGTAGCAACATTGACAGCTATAAAGATGAGGATGC ATTGAAGGAAAACTCAGGTTTGCTTTGTTGGAGAACCCCTACCTTTCCCTTGGGAAAG GCTTGGCAGCTGAGGCATCAACGACAAAATTCACACCCTGGTTGTTGGGTCCTTCCCTGTGCGACTGCGAAGTAG
- the LOC117628721 gene encoding alpha/beta hydrolase domain-containing protein 17B: MGGVTSSMAAKFAFFPPNPPSYKVVKDEATGLLLMDPLPHRENVDVLKFPTRRGNEIVAVYIRHPMATSTLLYSHGNATDIGQMYELFIELSIHLRVNLMGYDYSGYGQSSGKPSEHNTYADIEAAYKCLEERYGAKQEDIILYGQSVGSGPTVDLAARLPRLRAIVLHSPILSGLRVMYPVKRTYWFDIYKNIDKIPLVKCPVLVIHGTADEVVDCSHGKQLWVLCQEKYEPLWLKGGSHCNLELYPEYLRHLNKFISTVEKSPSRRISSRKSTDHRKSTDRIELPRRSVDFFEAPRKSTDRREKSRKSTDRPEKLKFSEYKFNNVDKVDKFRISADQIERSRRSVEYHHEKSRRSIDHQLEKARKSVDWLDRIRAG, translated from the exons atgggtgGGGTTACTTCATCCATGGCTGCAAAGTTTGCCTTTTTCCCACCCAACCCACCATCCTACAAGGTAGTTAAAGACGAAGCCACTGGTCTCTTGCTCATGGACCCTCTTCCTCATCGTGAAAACGTCGACGTTTTGAAGTTTCCCACTCGCCGCGGCAATGAGATCGTGGCCGTTTATATACGCCACCCAATGGCCACCTCTACCCTGCTGTACTCTCATGGCAACGCCACTGATATCGGTCAAATGTACGAGCTTTTCATCGAATTGAGCATTCACCTCCGCGTCAATCTCATGGG GTATGATTACTCTGGCTATGGACAGTCATCGGGCAAG CCAAGTGAACATAATACTTATGCAGATATTGAAGCTGCATATAAGTGTCTCGAAGAGAGGTATGGGGCTAAGCAGGAAGACATAATCCTTTATGGTCAGTCTGTTGGAAGCGGTCCTACTGTTGATCTTGCTGCCCGTTTGCCTCGACTGAGAGCAATTGTTTTGCATAGTCCTATATTATCAGGTTTAAGAGTCATGTATCCTGTGAAACGCACCTACTGGTTTGATATCTATAAG AACATTGATAAAATCCCTCTGGTGAAATGTCCTGTGCTGGTAATACAT GGAACAGCTGATGAAGTTGTCGACTGCTCACACGGCAAGCAACTTTGGGTACTGTGTCAAGAGAAATATGAACCTCTATGGCTAAAAGGCGGAAGTCACTGTAATTTGGAACTGTATCCAGAATATCTTAGACATCTCAATAAGTTCATATCAACTGTTGAAAAATCACCTTCGCGAAGGATTAGTTCTAGAAAAAGCACAGACCATAGGAAAAGCACGGACCGCATCGAACTTCCTAGGAGGAGTGTTGATTTTTTTGAGGCTCCAAGGAAGAGTACTGATCGGAGAGAGAAATCAAGGAAGAGCACTGATAGACCCGAAAAGCTGAAATTTAGTGAATACAAGTTTAATAACGTTGACAAGGTAGATAAGTTTAGGATCTCTGCTGACCAGATAGAGAGGTCACGAAGAAGCGTGGAATACCATCACGAGAAATCTAGGAGAAGCATTGACCATCAGCTAGAAAAAGCGCGGAAGAGCGTTGACTGGCTGGACAGAATTCGAGCTGGGTAA